The genomic window TCGTATAAAAGGATTTTGATAAGAAAAATAATCTTGGTAGAACTAGTTACTGTCTTTCTTATTTAATATTCTTGTGGCTTTATTAATAAACGCATACATTTCAACTTTGTTTGCTGCATTGTGCACGTAATACGACTGCATTTTCTTTATACTACCGTCACCAACACATAACCTCCTAAATGCCGCTTACAACCTGCTTGTGGATCTTTTCAGTGAAGTGTGCGAAGAGCACCCCCACCTATCTAGCAGAGAGGCTGTTCAAGGGGATGAAGGTAAGCTACTACTGCAGCTATTCTGTTTGTGCTTGAACAACAGCGCTAAGCCTTCGCTTAAGacccacacattgtgtgtgtgccacatctCTGACTGGCCTTGGACAAGAATGTCACACTGGACAAAAAATGTAAACTGTCGCTTTTCCTTTTAACCGATGTTACGCACATATTGAGTTTACCAGGAATTTGTCTGAGGCGAACATGAGATTTGATGGGCTATGTTTCATTTACCTTTCAAATGATACATCGTTTTTTGCTATGTTCAGTACTAAGTGTATTGTTTAACCATGAACCAAGTTTCAAAAGTTTGTACCATAGAAAGTATGCTATACTGTTAGTACATTCTTTTGAATAGTTttatcttccttttttttttttttacaactgaGACATCTTACATTTATACCATGGATCACCGGCTATTTAAATGatgttttataacattttatgtaCAATTGAGGCATCTAGTGAAACTGTTTAATTTGTGTCTGCCATCCCACCAACTCCACCCTTCAAGTTTAGAACACCTGCATAAAGAAGCTTGACATATTCTCGCCTGTACCTTTACTttacgtgtgtttgtctgtgtgtgtgactagggCCCGGGAACGACTGAGTCCATCCTGACCAGAATTATAGTGAGCCGCTCAGAGCTGGACTTGCTCGATATCAGAGCGGACTACAAAAAGCTGTTCGGCACCTCCCTCTACTCTGCTTTAACGGTAAACAACATGAACACACTCAttgaatatatttataattgCCGATATTATACACAGCAGGAACCATATTTATCCATGTGAAATGTTTGGGCTAATCTTAATTCAATCTTTCCAGTCTGAGGTTTCCGGGGACTATGGTGAATGTCTGAAGCGTCTCTGTGGTGGAGAGGACTGAAGACACGTTTGATGAGGAACATATGACCCGTTGTAACCCCTGCAATGAGGAATATGAGATGGCAGCCATTGCTGCACtaatgtttgtgcttgtgtctaTGATTAAGTGTTGAACGAACGCATAAGTCAGAATGCTGTTGACAAATATGTCGATGTTTGAGAAATACAATCACTAAGCTCTGATAAATAATTGTCATCTTTCTAATCAACATGCTAATATTGAATGTTTTTCATCtaaaataacgttaaaaaaaaacaccacaaccGTCAAGATCGACTTTATAATTTAATTACAAAACCTCCTTTCCCAATCCGACGGACATGTTTGAGCATATAAAATGACGGGTTAGTGATATAAAAACAGTTACTTGGTAACTTTACTAATGTTGCTAAAGCCGACTCCTACGCAGGTCATCAGCaccttctcccctcccttcctctcgtcTTCCAAAGGTGGCTTGGCCTCCATCTTGAACATGATCTGGAAGAAGTCTCTAATATGGCGGAGGAATTCAACCCTAGACAAAAGAGTCACAGAGGAAAGGTTTCAAATCGTCAGCATGAAGTCAAGACTTGGCTCTATGCAGGATTGAATTGGCAAGCGATATTCCTGAACCAGGATACTTGCATGTGACTCCACAAATCCTACGACAATAAGTAAACAACAAATACGAAGAGATCTATTGGTCAACATGACATTACACTAGGGGAGAAGCATATCAATTTTCTTTCTACAAAAGGTAAACAATACGTTTTTCTCCTAAGACTACATGTTTGACTAAATATATGAAAACAGAATCAATATAGTTCCTATCTTAAAAGTGACCCAGGTTGACCATTGTTAGTACTCATAGGACAAACAACGAGGGGTGCCTTGCGATGGCACTGCCAATCTTCAGTTATCATAGTACTGTACTTTAGAAGGACACAGCACCGGTACCATGATAACTGAAAATGGACAGTTCATAGTCCTTGTGGTGCGCTCGGTCCCTGGTCCAGCTGGGAGCGGGTGTGGCGAGGCTTGCATCTGGCCCGTTGGCCCACACCGCCACAGTTCAACATCTCTTTAAGAATGAtctcaaacaaaaacaaccaaatATTTATATGACCCTGAGCGAGAAGCAGCACTAAAaaacaattaatataaaaaaatgttaGTTACATTTTCGAGATAAATTACCAAACCAATGAAATTAattcaaacacattttctgCTGATCCGACTACTCGTTTTAGTGCCCGGGTAAAATTAAACCAAAAACATCAGTCTCCATAGAAGCAGTTACGCAACTACCACTATGATGGAATGACAACAACATGAAGCCGAAGCAGTTTGTTTTTCCAGCCTTCTGTTTATCggagcgcgtgtgtgcgtgcgcaacTTACGTGTAGGGAGAGAGTGGACCGAGCAGCACCTTTGACACATCCTGTTGGCCTAAGGTCATGAAGAGCAACGCCaggctctgattggtcgaaTCGACACAGCCGCCCTGAACAAAACAAGGGGGGAAAAAGAGGGGCTATTGcgtcagcagcagcaacaaccaaAAATTAAACAAACCTACGTCAGAAGGCTTGAGAGCTTTCCCAGGAAAGGACTCGTTCACCTTTCTTGCAAATCGATAACGATGCACGCGAACCACAATCATAGAAAAACACAGCGTCACTAAAGAGGCTGGAGGTCATTACACCCAACAGACTGGCCTCCCCAATACACACAGGAGAAAGTTTGTTTTTAAAGGGTTCATCTTTTGATTCACAATGAGGGCCTCTGTTTTGGAGGAGTTGCCAACTTGGTCTTTCCTCTCCATTAGACACACGTGTTTCATTTACTGCATTGATCACTAATTAAAACCTGAACTATTTCTGTCCTGGCGACGCGACGCACAAGGAGAAAGTCCTCACTTCCTCACCCAGAGGGAAAACATATTTGTTATTCTCGTAATGTCTGACTCATTTCCTCTGGCTGATTATTCGTGTCCTTtccgcatttttttttttaaaacctttTAAAAGATTCTTCCAAGTATGTTCATAGAGTCAGGCTTTAGAGTTCAGAAGGCCGGAATGCTCACCATGAGTTTAAAATGCAAGACATTTTCACCTTGTTGGCCAACTTCGACATTTATATTCACCTTTTCAACAAGTATGCCAGAATTAATTTACAACAAGTTACTGCTTCCGCCCGGTTATACAACAGCTCACACTTTCACAGGATCCAATTAATAATAGTGAAACATTGAAAGGCAATCTTATGTTTTGTCATATTGTAATTACAAACTGAATTTAAAATGCACCACATCACAGAAAGACACTCTTAATTAAATTCCAAATTACCTTTAAAACGAGTCCCCAATGGAAACCATTTACATACATTGAAATCTAGATCATTCTTATTATAAATGTGGGAGAACATTGCCTGCTGTGGTTTTCTTTACCAAATTGGATCAACAAAAGGAAGTATTAAAAGTCTATTTTAAAACTTCAATTCAGTTTTTGAATTGAAATGCAATGGCATCTAAATTCATAGCGCATTATACCTATATTATTTGTCACAACACATACCATATGCATTTCTAAATTTCTTCTTGAAAGCACACACTAAAGAAAAGGACCATTTAATTTTGCCTAATTTCTGTGACTAAAGATAATGTGCGAGATACAATGTTGCTGTACAGTTTTATTTTGTAGTAATCCTACAAAAACAAACTTTACTATATCATTATTGCTTGTTGCAAAAATAACATGTGACATCTTTTGCAACAAGATCAAGTTTGCCTCAACCTTTAGGAATAGGATACGTTCTTAAAAACGTACACATATACGTTTCCCCCATATAGCAATGACCTTACCTTCCTTGCTCTCAGTCCTGCACTGAAGCCCATCCTGAAAGTACAGAGACATCCTATATAACCTCACCACGAGCCACCTGCCAACAGGTCTCACCTGGAAAAGCCCCTAGAATCCCTACCTAGAGAATGCCACTCCCTACGGTACCATCTGGATAATTGTCTGTGGAGTAGCTCATACAACACTCACCGCCATGCAGACGTTAACTGGAACGGAAAAAAGGTTAACATATGGAGATCCCCGCTTGCACGAGTCCGTCCACGCTGGCTCCCAAGGCTGAATGCCCCGCCGTGTAGTTATGACATTTCACTACAAAAGTGGACCGTACTGATTAACCcgaaaacaaacacgcacacaaacgtatTGAGAGTAACCTTCGACAGCAGCAGCCGCACTTCTGGGCTTCAAACATTAACCGCCCGAGGTCTCGCCTCCGCCTCGATCCGGAACCATCCTGCGTGTCCCCCTTGACACCGGCCACTGGAACCAAGACGACCCGTCTGCCCCTAGACTTGTACCTGCTGCTACGGCCGACGCTTTTAACATCCACAAATGTTCTTAAGCGGAGGCTCACGTGACCCCGCCCCTGCAGCGCCGCCACGGCGACGGGGGGAGCGACGACGTCTGACAATATCGCTCTTTCAGGGATAACCGGCGTTGTCCTGACCGCCTAACGCAACTCACATGGCTCCgacgaggggggaggggggggggggagaggccacCACTGCAGAATGAAGTCAGTGTCGCGGGATGTAACTAATTGTAAGGGCTTGTGTTTATCCTCATGTCATGCACGTTTTTAAATGATTTGTGCTGCTCTACATTTTACTAGTCAATTGCTTTAACCCGTACTTTGTGAGCCATAAACCATTCTAAATGATATTTCTCGACTTCCTCCCAGCATTGTCCCAGGTCCTATAAACAGCCAtgtacacaaccacacagctCAACGTGTCCATTCACAAACAATACACATTCCTAGCTAGTGGATTCGTAAAAAGTTGAGATTGTGCAGTGAGATTGATTTTACTAACGAACAGAAATGTTTTGATATCCAAAAAGGTCAAAGGAATAGTAGTAAAGTCTCTTAGAAAGACGTCCGTTGGAAAAAGAGAAAGTGATTTGCATATCAAGGGCTGTTCTCTGCTCGACCAATCAGCAACTAGTTGAAGTAACCTCTGCAGAGACGTAGCAAACTAGAGGGAGGTGGGTACGTTTCACGTACGCAGGTCTGCAAACCACAAAAGGGGCGTGGTCATGTGTCAGTGTAGCAACGTGATCTTCGTACCCTTGCTGACCCAAAAGTGTCATTTGGGCTTCAGGAACCTTGGGTCAGGTTTACGTCtgtatttttgtatattttcgCATGGTTCCAAACAATACATATCATTTGTCACGGTTGTTTCAAATAAGAGGGTAGTGCAACTACTCCTACACAAGTCTACTCAACACTGCTCTGTAACCCTAACCTCCCAGCGCTTCCCATCTGTTTGACCTCTTTCAAGCAACCCAGCCTTTAGAAACAAAACCGTTAAAAGCCAATGCTTTTCAGTTACATATCGACTGACTCCTTCATGGATTGTCAGATCTAAACATGATCTCTTCTTTGCACCACTACATAAACGGTTCAAGATGGCCCACTTGAATTCCTTTTCTTTCGGTCTCCAGTCAAATAGTTCTCAACAACATTCCAAGCCCCGCATGCCTATCATTTCAAGACTTATGCGTAAACAATGGCAGCCACTCTAGGGTTCTCCATAACTAAAGTATAGTCAACACCTCTGAATTACTGGCTGGGTGGGTGCTGCAGCATACAGCATGGGATTCTCCAACACCATTCCAGATATTCTCCTGCAGAGAAAATTTAGTCCAATGGCAGGTATGACTACTTGTTACCAGACACCAATTGGGTTGTTACTCTGCTACCTGGGTTGAAGTTAATATAGAATGCCTTCATGTAGAACCATGTTGGAAAACGCAGCCTGTATTAGGACATGTACACAACAGGAGCATTTTCGAACCATAACGTCTGTTGGATGACTCCTGCTCGCTACAGACTTATTTATTGCTTATTGTCTCTCTGGAATACCCACATAGATTGTATTTCACCCAGACATTGACAATAAAAAAGCAGAGTGGCTTTTCAAAATGTGCACTACTTTCTGTCAGTCCTAGTTATATTTTCCATCGGTTAGTCTCTGTATTTAATTTAAAGTGGAAAATGTCTGTCCCACGTCTCTGTTGTAACGGCAACGCCAGGCTGAGCTTTCCTCCTGTGCTCTACTCAAAGCGAGATCGTGGTGAATCTGTGTACTCAAAGTACCTTTAACTACGCGGTCAATACCATTGTACTGTCAGTGGACTGGAGCACGGAGCTACGGGCCTGGCCTACCTACAGAGTGAAACTAATTCCCTGACTCTGTGGTTGGACGCATTTCCAAGGAAAACGGGAATGTGCAGGGCTGCAACggatcttgtgtgtgtgatctctgATAGCAGGATAAATAAGACgccattattatcattattaatatgGTATGATAACCATATCATGTTACATTATGATTTGAATCAGTCCAAAAGTCAGACTCATGCTTGAGTTGTACTTTAAGAACACGATTGCACGCCTCCATGATTTGGTACAGAATTACTTCAACTGTTACCATTATAATTTATCCCTCCGCTGCTTGCTCCCCCAACATGACTTAGTGGGCCTTAGGGGCCGGTGTTGCCTTCAACACAACTCATTTTCCATTTCATTATTCTAATCCATTTGGAAATGGTGCTTTTTTGTGTATTCGTGCACGCTATCATGGGCCAATTAATAATGAACTCAACACTGGTTCTCAAGACCATCATTCAAAgctaaaaaacacaaacacaaccgaaagagagtttgagtgtgtgtgtgtgtttcccaccCTGTGTatctcctccagcagcagcttggCACAGTTCTTGCCGAGGTCCTCTGGGAGAATGGTTGGCCCCTGGCCCTGTGGTGCGGAGCTCAGCTCGGCGCTCAGGAAGAACCCCTTCTGGGTCTCCGCCGCCAGAACCAGCCCGAAGCCCGGAGACCTGGGGACCCATCAGACCCCGTTAGAAACACTGGTCCCAGTAGAACCCGGGAGGCGTTCTAGACATCATCGTTGCAATGTTAATTGTTTTGTTCTGGAGACTCACTTCCCAGAGTTGGCTCCCTTCAGGTGGTCCGtgtagatgtaaatgtctggAATGAACTTGTTAATGACGCTGCGGGCTGAGTCTACGATCCGGTTGGCCATCTGTGGGGAGACTCTCACCGAGTATCTGAACGCATGGAGTCAAGGAGCTGCAGCCGGCTTACCACATGCAGTGTAACTGGGATGGGCTCACTTCATGCTCCAGTAGCCAATCCCTCAACATAAGTCTAACACATGCCAAACCGATGTGGATAAGATCATAGAATAATGAATATTGTTGGCTACGAAACTGCTGAGAGATATGCTAGTTTATTGTAGTGTGGGTATTGGTTTAAAGTTAGGAAGACACTAGATTTGTTGGCTCCTCACAACAAAACGACTAGCAGCGTCGCCTATTTGAGCATGATATTGACCTATACACAATGTGGATAATATTCCCGTCAGATGTGTTGCGCTACAACCGTGCTGTAGGATACGCTATGCCTCTTATCCTCTTGATCTTGCCTGGCTCCGTCAATTGCACCGGCCGGAGGGTCCTGCGTATGGGACAGGAGAAtatcacctcccctccaccgccTGGGGCCATGCCTCTCTTCACCACCTGGGGGCGCCAGAAACACAGGAGAGAAAGGTAGGGAGCCAAAcatgaggagggtggagggggcggggtgggcacgcagatagagagggggagaacggGCTTCAGGACTCTGTATTCGTGTGCTGATGTCCATACCTTCATTTCCAAGCCATCTCCGTCGATGCCAAACTGCTTCAGTAGAGGGAGGGCTGTGGTTTTAAGCAGATCAACCTGCAGGAAAACACAGTCCAGTCAGATCCTAGCACAATCCCATCCAGATGAACTGGGCTGTGCATGTTTTAGGTATTCCTGGACCGTGTCCACATGTAATGATTTTGTTAAAAGATGCTGCTTttgtaaagagagaggaacGATTAGAACAAGATTGTGAAAATAAACCTCAAGAATCTTTTCCTCTGCTCTGTCCCT from Gadus macrocephalus chromosome 4, ASM3116895v1 includes these protein-coding regions:
- the rcl1 gene encoding RNA 3'-terminal phosphate cyclase-like protein, translating into MTSHGLEYEGCNFFRQRLVLSTLSGKRVRIKGIRSRDDNPGLRDFEASFIRLLDKVTNGTKIEINQTGTVLFYQPGLLLGGTIEHDCNPQRSIGYYLEGLLMLAAFMKTPLKATLKGVTNDPTDPSVDLLKTTALPLLKQFGIDGDGLEMKVVKRGMAPGGGGEVIFSCPIRRTLRPVQLTEPGKIKRIRGIAYSVRVSPQMANRIVDSARSVINKFIPDIYIYTDHLKGANSGKSPGFGLVLAAETQKGFFLSAELSSAPQGQGPTILPEDLGKNCAKLLLEEIHRGGCVDSTNQSLALLFMTLGQQDVSKVLLGPLSPYTVEFLRHIRDFFQIMFKMEAKPPLEDERKGGEKVLMTCVGVGFSNISKVTK